CACTATCGTTTTCGAGAAGGCCATCTGACTGAATTTGTTTTTCTGAAGTTACAGGTTTTTGTTCAGAAATACTActtttttctgtattttggTTTCCACCTAAAAGAGGCCTGATTGGCATCTCCAAAGAACTTGTCGTGGCAGATCTCTCAATCCGAGAAAAGGAGTATGACCTGAGATCCGGTAACGAGAGGATCCTTCCCAGGCATACAGGACTGCCATCCAGAGGTGAATGGGTCCCTGTTGTTTTCAACTCTGATCGATCGGGCGTGCGACTGTTTTCTTCTCTGTTAAAACATAACTCAAGTAGTGGGTTATATCTACTTAATGATTCATTGAAAGATGATATTCTTCTAATGCCGTGCAGTCCAATCTTGCCAACTGCAGAATTTTGCTCGTTCCAAGAACCACTCCAACTCCGAGGAATGCATTTATTCCAATTCAATGTAACTACATCCTTGTTTACGTCATCCTCTTCCTTAGTATCTTTTGGATACCCgtaaggaattttatggaggaCTGCATCCATGACAATTCTTTGCCTCTCCTTTCTGCTCTCCTTGATTGCATGTTTGATTTTTTGCCTAAGATTTTTGAAGCGTTTCATGATAAGTTTATTCATATGATGGTTCTTGAACTCCTTCAGTGAATCTAAAGAAGCATTATCCTGGGGACAGAGCTGTTTTGGATCTTCCGCCTCCGTACATTTGCCTTTTTCAATTGCCAAAATCTGGCCCAGGTCTTGAGATGCTAATGCATTCGAAGTTAGGTCCTCTTCAGTTTGAGATTTACGTTCCCCTTCTTTACAAGTTCCCAATTCCTTCTTGCACCTGGGACTGTTGGATGCAGAAGGTCTTTCGCCCGAGGAGCCAGGCACAGGAAATGACACAGACTTCGTTAACCCTGATCTTAGAGTGGATGCCCTATGGTTGTGTAAATGATGCGACAATGATGAATTTGGATCTTGTAAAACTTTCAGGAATAACTCCTCCCTTAAGTTGAGCAAATCCAGCGCATCCAGAAAGATCTTTGACTCTTGGAGTGAAGCAATTTTACTCGGCTCTATTGCACATATAAACTTGTCCTGAAGAAGAGTATGATCTTTAACTGGTTGCTTCCCATGCTCATTAACCTCACTCTGCCTCAAGTAATTCTTAGTAAGCATGGCAGCACACAAGTGACATGTTCTGCTCTGTGCGACTGATTCACCACAAAACTGTGGCGGAAGCGGATCCAGTAAGATGGAAACAGAAGAATGCAGTGTATTTTCCTGGTGATCCAGGGACTCATCGTTGAAGCTAGTTTCAGCACAAGGATCTATACTGGAGACATCTAAATGATGGATAGAAGGTTTCCGCTCCAATGGCAATCTTATGGGATAGGAAGAGCTTCGGCGATGACGTATTCTTCTTCTGTAGACCTCTTCAGTAATCAAGGCTTTTATTCGAGATTTCATTGAACTTTTATGCCCTGAACTAGAGTCTGAAGATTTTGCATGATCCTGAAAGTAAAAATCTCTTAGAACATTTTCCAAAAATGGGCAACCTTCCTATCCTTATCCTAATCCTAGCAATGACATTTATAAGTACCTACGACTAaaattttatgtattaaaatagaAGTGTAGAGAAAAAGACTGCGAATCTATCTTCAAATTTTGCTGCCCGGCAAGATATATAGTACGTACAGAAGATTTAGCAGTTTCAGCTTCTAATTTTTCTTGCGGTTGCCCGGCATTTGTTGTGTTCAGCTTACTTCCTGGATCTTCAACCACTGAAAAGTAGCAATCCACATAAATTTCAATAGCAAGACCAAAGTTAAAACGTTCTTTGCACGCCAAGATCATGAAATTGTGCAGATCCCATGCACTAAAATTTGCGTAGTAAGAGCTGCATTGCCAGCATCAATAAGGCCACGAATGGTATATTCAAACATGAGACGTTACATTTGTCACAATAGCAACTTCACTTGCATATGTACTGATGCTATGGTCGCAGAAGGTCACATAGTTAAACATGCATGCCGACTGAAGTGATGAGAAAAGAGCACTTAGAAAGACGGGGGCCTATCTAAAACTACACGAGTAACCTGGCAAAAAAAGAGCAATTAAGAGCCAAGTGAACGAGCAGAACTAAGTACCTACACCATTTGCCAATTTGCCACCGCTGCTTGTTTTATGTACAAGCCTTTTCCTGACATGGTGCCACTTGTGAttgttgaaatgatgaagtatGCCTTTCATACATCCTGGATTACTATGCTTCAGAGTGATGGAAGGCTCTTGCTGTGGAATGTTCTTTCCCATCTATTACAATTGGATCAGCTTTAGTGGTGAAATGGCTTGGAGTTAGAAAATGATCAGGTCAACAGTTGTACTGGCACGCTCTGAGAACCTGATAGAAAATTATGAAAACCGACATTAACCACCAGAAAATGGATCATGATAATCGTCGAACATAAAAACAATAGGGAAAAAAATCACATTGTTAATGGCCCATAATCAATATAATGCATCCAACGGTTTATCATGTCTTATTAAGCGGGTTCCCAGGAAACAGAGGAAACCTGCCATTAGGGTGTGCTGCAATTTTTTTGCCCCAAAACGTGGCTGCGTTGAACAATATAAGCATTGTTGAACAGTCACCGCATTCATCAAAACACAAAATGATATGCCATAGTACACAGCACATAAAGCAATGGAAACTGGATTAAACACATATTGGTTGGGGACTACAAAAATTAACCTTTAAGAGGCTCCGTTCCTTTCCCAGATGATCAATTGTCAGATTGAGATGCCTTTCAGACATAAAAATTGccggggtttttttttttttttttttttttggggatacCTGTGAAATGAAGACGAATAAAGAATATGAGGTTGTTTTTGTTTATTGATTGGTGGACATTTAAGAAGTAAATAAGCCGGGGATATTTAGCCAAGTAGCAGTAAATCGGGGGAGAAAAAATGGTCTAGGGCCATTTTCCTGTCTACTGATTGCCTTCCCAAGATCCTAAAACTACTGGGCTTCCAAAATTTGGCGCCAGTTACCCGTCAACCGCCCTTCTCCGCAGTCGCCTATTTCGGTCTCATGTCGCTTGCCATCTGTCCACCCTCTCTTTTtttaatgcatttttgtaatCTAGATGTAgaatagtgattttttttttcaattccgTCCATATTTGAATAGTGAACGTCATTGAAAAGTAATTATAATCATCAAATGAGTTTTCAAATGACTAAAAATAGAAAGTTTCTACCTTATTtgaccctaaaaaaaaaaaaaaaactttgcgACATACTAAGGTATATTCTAAACTAGTGATAATGACACACCCACTATGCTtacaatttaaaaataattaaaacatataaattttatgtgaatttttttacgtaaatcaaattgatataaaattttcattaaagaactTTGGTTTATAATGTCATAAGAATTTGATAGTTAGACTAAGGTGGTTATGAGTAGTTATAATGTCAAAATATGATGAAGTGATTAgagtaaaattgaaaattttgtaagGATTGAGTTGCAAGTtcaaaaaatgaccaaaattatTTAAACTAACAACAACTTCCCTGGCATTATATGTTTTATAGATTATTTAGAATTAATTTATTGTTGTTTTTATAATTGTTTAAAATattgcttttattttatttataggctaaaagaAAGATAATCGTCAATAGTGGCCATGAGAATGCTTTTGAAAGCATTTACTGATTTTTCAAAACGTTCGAAAGAAAAATACTGCACCTTTTTCTAAGCAACTTTCGCTATAATTGTTTTCTACGAgtaactggaaaaaaaaaaaaaaaaaagaacgggCCATGAGATTATTGCTAAGGGGGCTGACAAAggttgtgatgattttgtggACAAGTGTGGGTTGGTTGCCGTGTCAATGTTGGGCTTCGGGTGGGCCTTAAACTCTTCTGAGATGAAGCTGACAAGCACTAGGGTTGGCACGGTCGGGTAACCATCCCTTGGAGCATTTGCTTGATTTGACCCACACTTTTAGGGATCAGCCTGATCCTTATCTGCCTCAAATATTAGCGGATGCTTGGTTATCAAATACCCGCTAAGATAGGATTAGATCAACGGGTATTCGACTCGTCCgacttatcatttaatttttttaaaaaaattatttatactaacttaattttatgttttacatattcatctaaaatttaataaagatttttctcaaaaaagtcTCCTACCAAGAAACCAACatgtgaagaaaaatgaaaaaaaaattaaaaaaaattcaaaatcaataaaaatttaaaataagtagCACATTTTTTAAGATGTATttcacattaattaaacttttttctaaaaaaatataagatcatgacctttacaaataaattttgtaaataaaatatAGTCTTCCATATctgtaatgcaatttgttcaataaaattgcttatttaactctaaaaatatattattttatagtatgtgtataaaaataaaaatgtatacATGTTGGACGGGTCGGGTACTCGTagatttttaattatgtgaccctaaCCCGTTCCGCATTTAAGTGGGTATCCGACTCTCTTTTGACGTGATCAAATAATACTAATTGGGTATTCTAATTTTTTGATCGAATATGACAGATTTTCAAGCTAGCAGGTATTTTTGTCCACCCCTAACAAGCAGTAGGAGTAGCCCATCGAAAGTCTTCCCGTTTGAGCTGCGATCTCTTGTAAAAACTTTTCTGGAAagatataattttaaaaaaaaaaaaaacttctaatGTTAGCAAAGAGTCGTTACAATATATGGtgccaaaccaaaaaaaaaaaaaaaaaagaagttctaATGTTATCATGACCAACGCATATGATCTAAACGTAGGTCATAGACAGATACATTTTTTGACTAGAACTTTTAAGTTACTTTTTAGCTGCAAGTTGGGGCATCAAATCTCATGACTTACGGTTTATATAGAGTTGTTCTAGCCCATAAGAGCGGGTTAGTTCTGTGTAGGTTCTCCTTAGAAGCAGGTTAGCAAAAATTGTGttgataaaataatttaaaaaaaaaacacttagcATTCAAAAACCGGTAGATGGAGCTAAGATTAACTTGTAATCCTCGTTAATGGATATATATATTTCTTGCAGATGTGGCTATATGTGTTTTTCTTGCGGATTACTGTTTGCGTAAGCATACATAGAGTACACCAAGTAGTAAGGATGACAAATGGGGTGGGGTGGGGCGGGGGCAAAATATTTCCCCCGACTTAAAAACGGGGCGGGGAATGGAAAAACATACACCCGCCTCATTGCCCgcatacaataaaaaaaaaaaatatatatatatatatatatatatatatataatacaattCTAAATTTTCTAAATTGCACCTTTACTTATAAGTACAACGCTAGTTAGTGTCAACGGCCGCCGCAACaactgaaaaatttttttggactATTGTTGATTTGTTTCTAATGCCTCCCCCCAAAGACTAAGCTATCCATTTCCAATCTGTTTTGCTCCTAacccttttttattttgattgattttcttCCTGCGCACTGATTGTAACTTGACTTGTTATGCTTTATTTCCATTTTGACAGCTTTTTAATCTTATTTAACATTGTTTACAATTGTATTATTATTTATGATAAGTTGATTTTTTCCACGCAAGGAAAATGGGACAAGGACGGAGCGGGGGATGGAGGGCAAGAGGCGGGAGATGGAAGGAGTTATTTGACAACGGGGCAGGAGGTGGGGGAAGGATCCCCCGCCCTATTGCCACCCCTACCAAGTAGTAGTCTGGGGTGGAAGTTCCAAAGTCGAACTAAGCAAATGGAGTTGGGATTTAACAGATAGAAGCTCATGGTTCGGATTTAGAGCATGTGCATAGCGGAATATATGTTTACCGTtcaaatttatttgattattttaacgaatttaaaattttacttaaatttgatttgtttatttgtcaaactaagttttaactaattttttttttatcaagtttgaatattatataatataaaacaccgttcaaattttatttgattaattggCGAATTAAGTtcgaacaaatttttattaagttgtACTCAATTCGAATATCGGGTAGTTTAGTTAATCTTTCCATGGAAAATTAGAAAGACTACATACAGAAAGGGGTTTTACCGGTTTGTCCATCATTTATTAGCGGCCAGCATTATTTACAAGACCTGTACATCTGTATTCTATCATTCCAAGCCCAACAATGCACAAAAAGggttgaaatttttggtgagtcctttaactttttttttttttttaatgttatttgACTCGGGATAAAAGTTCTTGGACTTGAGCGTTTAAAAATTCTTTTGACTTTCAGAAACAGGGGGGGGAAAAAAAGcaaatgtgaaaatttggtTTGGTCTTCCATGCAGATCGTTGGTGCAATGGAAAACGTCTCTCACCCAACGAGGGGAGGCGACACGTAAAGGAAGTTACGCCAGCTCATGCCTGCCGGAGAAAATGATGCCTTGTCCGTTGATATTAGAACTACTAATTGCACGTGAATTGATTAATTCTGCTTAATAAGAGTACAAGTCACAAGGGCCAATAAATTTGGTTCAGTGCCTCCTCTCTGACTCTGCTGTTGTCGGTCCGTTGTCCACACAGTTGAATTCaaacttttcacttttgttCAATCCGCGGCTGTTATAGTGTGTATTTCTCCGGGAGAATGGATCAAAGCACCAACTGTTAATATACTACACTACTAAGAAATGTTTAATGAATGATCCGAGAGATTGACTGGTTAAACAAACACGATTGATTGCTGACCGGGAAACCACCTGTTAATTTCCCAAATCTTATAGTAATACTAATAAGTAGTAGTACTACTGCTAGTGAAAATAATTGCCTTAAACCTAAAAGTCAAACAATGCATTCATGTTTTTTGTCACCTTCAGCTGTCTCTCCATTGTCAATGTCAAAGAGATTTATTCTTGTACGTTCTTTGAATTCGATCCACGTTTGAAATCTGAACCTGACAGCTCTTTTGCTTAAAATCCAAGGAAAGGCTTCAACAAACACGCCATTCGGCATCAACTCTTTCGTTTCTTAGGCCGTTGAACGTGGCGCTTAAGCCCGACTGACACCTAGCTGAtcgttttgttttgttttttttttggcatggtCGAAATTATAACACtgggagtgtttggataccaaaattattccaaataattggtttgtttggatagagaattattagccaaaatttatttgcttacatcatcattacaattttcaacacacctttttatctcacatacatcacatcacatcacaaaaaatgctacagtaaaaatatatcaaataatttacaatccaacctacctttttatattcccaattacctttttatctcacatatatcatatcacaaaaagtgctacagtaattattccaaataatatttcaaataatacactatccaaacaaacccactaTCGCATGGAGGTTCAAATGAGTGTTTAATAACACATGGGTTCGAAATTATATATCAACCCGTTACTCCTCTCTTGTACGACACAGGACTCTTAGCAGTATACACATCGGTATATGAACTAAGGGTTGGTTTGGTTCATGAAATAATTTAGAATTAGATTAATCATCCTGTGTCATCCCATGTttgattatattttatatatgaaATGGCACATCCTATTTGACCAAATTAATTCCCTATTCATGGGATAAAATAATCTCATGGGGGAGATGGGATTAGTCATCCCGAGATGACTAACAGATAGaatgataaaattttagatTAATTTATCCttataaaaaatacaaatttatacTCTTATAATTATGTAATCCTACTCTCCCGTAATAATATAATATGAATGGACTATTTTCCCCTACTATTttaattttatggatgatttagATTCAAATACTGCATTTAATTATTTAGAGTTCCAATTCAAGAAAGTTGAAAGGATAAGCAAgggtaaatttggaaaaaaGTTCATAAATGCTTTATTGATATCATAAAATGATAGATAAAAAGAAACAATGGATTAGGACATCTAATAATGAACGGAGGGAGTGTTACATAACTATACTctcacataatattaatatcaTAATAGATATAATCCGCAGAAACAGTCATGGATAATTGTTCTTCACAGAGGGTCCCCTAATTTTCATGTCGGAATCTGCGTGTGTTTGGATACGAGGGACCAGCACGACAATTCCAAAGGAAGTGTTTGGGGTTTTCACGGCAATTAGGCGAGGCAGGCATTGACAATAGAAATGAATTTATTAgctccaaaagaaaaagaaaaaaaaaatgcaaaaaactcAACGACCTTCGCAAAAGATATAATTATAATATGATTATACACACAATTACAGTGCCCCTTTCGTCGTGCTGCACTATTACAATAGAAACACTTTAGGAAATTAATTCATATTTGTGGAGAAGAGAAGACTTAAAAAGAAGACTCGCAAACAGctttaaaaaaaagataaaacaaTGCAAACACGTCAAGATGTTAAGTCAAATTCTCAGGCTCACTCGCAGTCACACAAATGCGGGGCACTCTCGTGTGATTGATGATCTGTTACGTGTTTATTATTCCTTCGTATGTGCGTTTTCTTagatatttttttaaactttaacAGATGTCAGGTTTAAAACGGCCACGCGTAATACCAGGATTCCAGATGACAAAGTCAAGAGGCTGATGTGGCATCGAATGATTCGACTGCAGTTTGGACGTGGGATCTTGCCTCTTCAACTCTCTCATCTATCCCATCTAATGTATCTCGTGGTCAGGGGATTTTGTGGGGAGTTGGGAGGGCCAGAGcgaattgtagccctttgactTTGAATAGCTTGCCAGTTTTCCAACTTTCTCAACGGAGGGAAACATTTAATTACttatatttgttttaattttaaatGCAAGCAGCAGTATATTACTAGTATATTTGAGTAGTCAGCACAGCAGCACCACCACTATAATCTATATATTACAGACAGTATAAtattagtatttgattattcAACCCCACACGGCTTGTTATTGACATTGTAGCAGGGAAGCaggcgttttttttttttcttatcgaTGCAGGGGTGTTCGGGTCAAAAGAAAACAAGCGCTTACTTTTCTGCTTCAATTCCCAAAAAAATACAAAGTACTCCCCAATCCAATCCAATCCAATCAAGAAAATTGCAAATCCTTGCTGTAGCCACCCGAATTGAAAATCTTTTTCATTAGGACtgctgaattttttattttttgattaagAAATGTTCGGTGGCAGGAGGAGTGGTATTTATTCTCCTCCCACCACCACTACAATTGAAAAGCGGTACCGCCgccgccaccaccaccacctccacctcctGCTATGAATTTATAAACTCAGAGTCAACTCCTGCTGTTCAGAAGCCATTGAGCAGCCCACCAATTGCAGCATCTGAATAAACAAATATGCTTGTCGCCAAAGTACTACTACTCCTCCTTCCTTAGCAATACGGCCTATTATTATATTACGACTCCTATATATTGTTGTCATCATCATTTTTTAGCtcccaaagtcaactctccacCACCCCTTTCACTACGTCCCAATCCCCAACGCTTTAATTTTGTCCTTCTCTGTCATTTGAAACGAAAAGTCGTCTCTCTCTCAAAGGCTCAAATTCACCTCCAGCTCTCTGCTTTTCTCTTTCAAATTCATAAAACTAGgcgaaagaaagaaagaagaagaagaagcaaagCAAGTAATTTTAGTAAGCAGCGATTTTGTCTACTCCCCTACTTCCTAAGCTCAATCAGCTCTCGCCGCTGGCTGCATGGTGTGAAAGGGTCCTCGGCTCCGACGCGTTTGGGTTCTTCTCAACAGACATACTAGTCAATCACGATGGGAAACGGCATAGCTAAACTAAACCGCTGCTTCGCCGGAGATGCTGGAGAGATATCCCGCCGCCATCATGACATCGCCGTCTACCTTTCCGACCCACTGGACGAAGGCCTCGGCCATTCCTTCTGCTACATCAGGCCCGACTCCTCTTCCAAGACCATCCTTTCCTCCTCCTCCGACTCCTCTACTACCACCAGCCTCGGCGCCGCCTTCAGAACCATCTCCGGGGCCTCCATCTCCGCCAACACCTCCACGCCTCTCTCCACCTCCCTCATCGACCTCGGCCCCTACAACGCTTCCCTCGACAAGGCTGCTGCTTTCGAGAGCTCTAATTTGTTTGCCTCCATTCCCCTCCAGCCCATTCCCCGGAAATCAATTTCCTCGGTCAGGTCCGGCCCCATTCCCCGGGTCGCCTGCCCCGGCTCCGGCCCCATCGAAAGGGGTTTCTTGTCCGGCCCCATTGAGCGGAGCTTCATTTCTGGGCCCCTGGAGAATCAGGAGGATCAGTTTCAGAGGTACAGGCCTAAACCCAAGAAATGGGCTTTAATTAGAAATTTCAAGAAAGTCATGTCCAAATCTTTTTGGAGTTCTGCAGAATTGAGCTGGGTTGAGAAAAATAACGAGAATGGCACGGTTAGCGGTAGTAATAGCAGTACTAGTAACAATAATCTGAGCTGTCGTTTGAGTTTAGCTGATGATCACAATTTTGATGATGGAAATGAATCTTTTGGGAGCCAAAACGTGCAATGGGCTCAGGGGAAGGCTGGCGAGGATAGGGTCCATATTGTGATTTCCGATGAACGGGGTTGGGTTTTTGTTGGGATTTATGATGGATTCAACGGCCCCGATGCCACCGACTTTCTGTTGAACAATCTCTACTCCAATGTTTGTAAGGAGCTCAAGGGATTGTTATGGAATGACAAGTCAGAGTCATTTGGCCGGGAAGAAGGGGTCTATCGGGAATTTGTTCCATCAGAAGGAATGGAGGTTAATGGATTTATTGATACGGGTGGTGACTTGAAGATGTTTAATAATTTGGGACCAGATGGTGTGGCGGGTATTAATCATATGGATGTGTTGAAAGCATTGTCGGAGGCTCTGAGGAAGACCGAGGCGTCCTATTTGGAGATAGCAGACATGATGTTGGTGGAGAATCCTGAGTTGGCTCTGATGGGATCTTGCGTTTTGGCGATGCTGATGAAGGGTGATGATGTTTACTTGATGAATGTCGGGGACAGCCGAGCAGTTTTAGCACAAAATGGCGAACCTGATCCATGGTTTGGGAAGGTACGGAAGGATTTGGAAAGGATAAGGGAGGAAAATCAGAATGATCTTGAAGCATTTGATGGCGATGAATTCGGCAGTCTGCATCATTTGACTTCTCGCCAACTCACCGTGGATCATGCTACCTCTGTAAAAGAGGTGAAAATTCTGTTCATGCTTCGTAGAGAGGGTACAAATGATTCTCCTTTTAGTCAATTGTTTCGAACATGTACTGAATTTTGCTAGCATGCGAATTTTCAGGAATCTCAGAGAATTAGAAGTGAGCATCCAGATGATGGTTTGGCGATCGTGAATGATAGAGTGAAGGGTTCCTTGAAGGTTACTCGGGCTTTTGGAGCTGGCTTTCTCAAGCAGGTACTTCTGGTTACAAATTATACGCTTGTCTCCCAGTGTTCTTAAGTCTTAATGCACCCATATTAACGCATACTGCAATTTAGTACTAATTCTCTGTGACCTGCAAAGGCTGTGTTGAATACTATAATTTATACAAGCTTGAAATCTGCAAAAGATGAGGAGCAGTTTCTAATTGCATAGTTCTGCAGTTAAGTGAGTAAAAGATCTAGATGGTGAACAATTCGGTCTTGTTCGCTCTAGCAATCTGATGTgtggttcatttttt
The Coffea arabica cultivar ET-39 chromosome 6c, Coffea Arabica ET-39 HiFi, whole genome shotgun sequence genome window above contains:
- the LOC140008244 gene encoding probable protein phosphatase 2C 4 → MGNGIAKLNRCFAGDAGEISRRHHDIAVYLSDPLDEGLGHSFCYIRPDSSSKTILSSSSDSSTTTSLGAAFRTISGASISANTSTPLSTSLIDLGPYNASLDKAAAFESSNLFASIPLQPIPRKSISSVRSGPIPRVACPGSGPIERGFLSGPIERSFISGPLENQEDQFQRYRPKPKKWALIRNFKKVMSKSFWSSAELSWVEKNNENGTVSGSNSSTSNNNLSCRLSLADDHNFDDGNESFGSQNVQWAQGKAGEDRVHIVISDERGWVFVGIYDGFNGPDATDFLLNNLYSNVCKELKGLLWNDKSESFGREEGVYREFVPSEGMEVNGFIDTGGDLKMFNNLGPDGVAGINHMDVLKALSEALRKTEASYLEIADMMLVENPELALMGSCVLAMLMKGDDVYLMNVGDSRAVLAQNGEPDPWFGKVRKDLERIREENQNDLEAFDGDEFGSLHHLTSRQLTVDHATSVKEESQRIRSEHPDDGLAIVNDRVKGSLKVTRAFGAGFLKQPKWNDALLQMFRIHYVGTSPYVTCSPSLFHHRLCPRDRFLILSSDGLYQYLTNQEAVTEVENFMSSFPEGDPAQHLVEEVLFRAAKKAGMDFHELLDIPQGDRRRYHDDVSVIIISFEGRIWRSSV
- the LOC113695666 gene encoding uncharacterized protein is translated as MGKNIPQQEPSITLKHSNPGCMKGILHHFNNHKWHHVRKRLVHKTSSGGKLANGVVVEDPGSKLNTTNAGQPQEKLEAETAKSSDHAKSSDSSSGHKSSMKSRIKALITEEVYRRRIRHRRSSSYPIRLPLERKPSIHHLDVSSIDPCAETSFNDESLDHQENTLHSSVSILLDPLPPQFCGESVAQSRTCHLCAAMLTKNYLRQSEVNEHGKQPVKDHTLLQDKFICAIEPSKIASLQESKIFLDALDLLNLREELFLKVLQDPNSSLSHHLHNHRASTLRSGLTKSVSFPVPGSSGERPSASNSPRCKKELGTCKEGERKSQTEEDLTSNALASQDLGQILAIEKGKCTEAEDPKQLCPQDNASLDSLKEFKNHHMNKLIMKRFKNLRQKIKHAIKESRKERQRIVMDAVLHKIPYGYPKDTKEEDDVNKDVVTLNWNKCIPRSWSGSWNEQNSAVGKIGLHGIRRISSFNESLSRYNPLLELCFNREENSRTPDRSELKTTGTHSPLDGSPVCLGRILSLPDLRSYSFSRIERSATTSSLEMPIRPLLGGNQNTEKSSISEQKPVTSEKQIQSDGLLENDSEEKVPEVGDSLPDLAGSKRRDRTLDHDDVIHPTRDSGHDSKFEEDANASEDLEPGPAVPIPGEEDSLLNLQNDLRMDPLGLNESNINVEQVETSLKQSYNNLLHVQVDMKNKAEFNYVRDVLELSGFSGTEFLGKWHSEEQPVAPSVFEEVEGCLVAQPDCSGNEEGGSCKHLLLFDLINEVLLEIYERAFSYWPMPLTCRSHVHPMPVGYHVLEDVWTDINWYLRLRPDVDESLDSDNAISHDLSKSDGWMNIQFEAECVGIGLEDLIFDDLIQELVFT